Proteins found in one Acidobacteriota bacterium genomic segment:
- a CDS encoding 4Fe-4S dicluster domain-containing protein, which produces MRVKLRAGPEQRKFIERIEELSGEDIFACYQCGRCSAGCPVALEMDILPNQVIRLIQLGLAEEVLGSKTLFLCASCFTCQSRCPKGIDMARVMEAVRHLLEPKGKDVCGPDEITPELAKELPQQVLVSLFRKFSK; this is translated from the coding sequence ATGAGAGTCAAGCTCAGGGCCGGGCCCGAACAGCGGAAGTTTATCGAGAGAATCGAGGAGCTGTCCGGAGAGGACATCTTCGCCTGCTACCAGTGCGGCCGGTGTTCGGCAGGTTGTCCGGTGGCCCTCGAGATGGACATCCTGCCCAATCAGGTCATCCGGCTGATCCAGTTGGGCCTCGCCGAAGAGGTCCTCGGTTCGAAAACCCTGTTTCTCTGCGCATCCTGCTTCACGTGCCAGTCCCGCTGCCCCAAGGGCATCGATATGGCCCGGGTCATGGAAGCCGTCCGCCACCTGCTCGAACCGAAAGGGAAAGACGTCTGCGGTCCGGACGAGATTACCCCGGAGCTGGCCAAGGAACTGCCCCAACAGGTTCTTGTGTCTCTGTTCCGCAAATTCAGCAAATAA
- a CDS encoding CoB--CoM heterodisulfide reductase iron-sulfur subunit B family protein yields MMKIHYYPGCTLKEKTTNLDLSTREAMKRLDVELVEPDGWACCGAEYPLTEEKISGLAAPVRVLRQVRDEGGELVVTTCSFCYAVLKRANKAMIEDPLKNRRINAYLKDDIKIDPLTKTKTTGFEDYKGEVKVLHLLEYIKDEVTYPRLRSRIKRDLAGLPIAAYYGCRLLRPQEDMSWGEPDEPRFFEEFLEAVGCRAVDYPFKQECCGSYLSVSMPDAASDASYRVLRSAGLNGAAAATVTCPLCFYNLDRRQEKIREMFPDFPGLPVVFFTQILAWALGVDRDVLGLDQHAVPAGHLFADDRPAEVRT; encoded by the coding sequence ATGATGAAGATCCATTACTACCCCGGATGCACGCTGAAGGAAAAAACGACGAATCTGGATCTGTCCACCCGCGAGGCCATGAAGCGCCTGGATGTCGAACTTGTCGAGCCCGACGGCTGGGCCTGCTGCGGGGCGGAATATCCGCTGACCGAGGAAAAAATCTCGGGATTGGCCGCGCCGGTGCGCGTCCTGCGCCAGGTTCGGGACGAAGGGGGCGAGCTCGTCGTCACGACCTGTTCCTTCTGCTATGCCGTCCTGAAACGGGCCAACAAGGCCATGATCGAGGACCCCTTGAAAAACAGGAGGATCAACGCCTATCTCAAGGATGACATCAAGATCGATCCCCTGACCAAAACGAAAACGACGGGATTCGAGGACTACAAGGGGGAGGTCAAAGTCCTCCATCTCCTTGAATATATCAAGGACGAGGTCACTTATCCAAGGCTCCGGTCCCGAATCAAGCGCGATCTCGCCGGACTGCCCATCGCCGCGTATTATGGCTGCCGGCTGCTCCGTCCCCAGGAGGATATGAGTTGGGGTGAGCCGGACGAGCCCCGCTTTTTCGAGGAATTCCTGGAAGCCGTGGGCTGCCGGGCCGTCGACTATCCCTTCAAACAGGAGTGCTGCGGATCCTATCTTTCGGTGTCCATGCCGGACGCTGCATCCGACGCCTCCTACCGGGTTCTCAGGTCGGCCGGCCTCAACGGCGCCGCCGCGGCCACCGTGACCTGCCCCCTCTGCTTCTACAATCTGGATCGTCGCCAGGAAAAAATCCGGGAAATGTTTCCCGACTTCCCGGGCCTGCCGGTGGTCTTTTTCACGCAGATTCTGGCCTGGGCCCTGGGCGTCGACCGGGATGTTCTGGGGCTGGACCAGCATGCCGTTCCCGCCGGTCATCTGTTTGCCGATGACCGCCCAGCCGAGGTGAGGACATGA
- a CDS encoding CoB--CoM heterodisulfide reductase iron-sulfur subunit A family protein: MTKKKTKPTDKRIGLFVCHCGVNIAGVVDVEKVAEVMKDYPGVNFSADYIYMCSDPGQQMIIDTIKEKKLDSIIIAACSPTLHEKTFQEAARLAGLNPYQIEIANIREQNSWVHSDKDWATRKAVKICKAHVEKALLNESLEPIRVDVSRKALVIGGGVSGLQAALDIADHGYEVLLVEKNPSIGGKMIQLSETFPTLDCSQCIMTPKMVEAHRHPNIRILTYHEVDSISGFVGNFKVRIKKKPRYVDEDLCNLCGECEKVCPQVVPDEFNMGLSFRKAIYMPFPQAVPGTYTLDEANCLGLNPVRCGKCKDVCDVHAIDFDMKEEIIEEEIGAIVVATGYDLYTMQALGEFGGEKYDDVINGLEFERILSASGPTGGVIRRPSDGKVPKSIVFVQCSGSRDTEKHLPYCSKICCMYTAKHAMLYKHRVPDGQATVFYIDVRTGGKAFDEFYQRTVEEDKVLYIRGKVSKIFKEGDKVIVWGVDTLSGRKVEVEADMVVLAMAMVKADGVGDLLKKLKISTDIHGFLAEAHAKLRPVESLNAGFYLAGCAHGPKDIPEAVSQASAAAAKVGDLFAQKELLHEPTIVPVDDDLCSGCGICVTMCPYQARTLDRERGVVVVNEILCEGCGACAAACPAGAAQQRNQTDDQIFAMVTAMMKG, from the coding sequence ATGACAAAGAAGAAGACGAAACCGACGGATAAGCGCATCGGGCTGTTCGTCTGCCACTGCGGCGTCAACATCGCCGGCGTGGTGGACGTCGAAAAAGTGGCCGAGGTCATGAAGGATTACCCGGGGGTGAACTTCTCGGCCGACTACATCTACATGTGCTCCGACCCCGGGCAGCAGATGATCATCGACACGATCAAAGAGAAGAAACTCGACAGCATCATCATCGCCGCCTGTTCGCCGACGCTGCACGAAAAAACATTCCAGGAGGCGGCCCGCCTGGCCGGTCTCAATCCCTACCAGATCGAAATCGCCAACATCCGCGAACAGAACAGTTGGGTCCACAGCGACAAGGACTGGGCGACCCGGAAAGCCGTCAAGATCTGCAAGGCGCATGTCGAGAAGGCCCTTCTCAATGAGAGCCTCGAACCTATCCGCGTGGACGTCTCCAGAAAAGCCCTGGTCATCGGCGGCGGCGTCTCCGGCCTGCAGGCCGCGCTCGACATCGCCGACCACGGCTACGAAGTCCTCCTGGTCGAAAAGAATCCCTCGATCGGGGGGAAAATGATCCAGCTTTCGGAAACGTTCCCCACGCTGGACTGCTCCCAGTGCATCATGACTCCGAAGATGGTCGAGGCGCATCGCCATCCGAATATCCGCATCCTGACCTATCACGAAGTGGATTCCATCTCCGGGTTCGTCGGCAATTTCAAGGTCCGGATCAAGAAGAAACCGCGTTACGTCGATGAAGACCTGTGCAATCTTTGCGGTGAATGCGAAAAGGTCTGTCCGCAGGTCGTTCCGGACGAGTTCAACATGGGGTTGTCGTTCCGCAAAGCCATCTATATGCCCTTTCCCCAGGCCGTGCCCGGAACCTACACTCTGGACGAGGCCAACTGCCTCGGCCTGAATCCCGTCCGTTGCGGCAAGTGCAAGGATGTCTGCGACGTCCACGCCATCGATTTCGACATGAAAGAGGAAATCATCGAGGAAGAGATCGGGGCCATTGTCGTGGCCACGGGCTACGACCTTTACACGATGCAGGCCCTGGGCGAATTCGGAGGCGAGAAATACGACGACGTCATCAACGGTCTTGAGTTCGAACGGATCCTCTCCGCCTCGGGTCCGACGGGCGGTGTCATCCGCCGGCCGTCGGACGGCAAGGTCCCCAAGTCCATCGTCTTTGTTCAGTGCAGCGGATCGAGGGATACCGAAAAACACCTGCCCTATTGCTCCAAGATCTGCTGCATGTATACGGCCAAGCACGCCATGCTCTACAAGCACCGCGTCCCGGACGGGCAGGCGACGGTCTTCTACATCGACGTCCGGACGGGCGGCAAGGCTTTCGATGAGTTCTACCAGAGGACGGTCGAGGAGGACAAGGTCCTCTACATTCGAGGCAAGGTCTCCAAGATCTTCAAAGAAGGGGACAAGGTCATCGTTTGGGGCGTCGACACTTTGAGCGGCCGGAAGGTCGAGGTCGAGGCCGACATGGTCGTCCTGGCCATGGCCATGGTCAAGGCCGACGGCGTGGGGGATCTCCTGAAGAAGCTCAAGATTTCGACCGATATTCACGGTTTCCTGGCTGAAGCCCATGCCAAACTGAGGCCCGTCGAAAGTCTAAATGCCGGTTTCTACCTGGCCGGCTGCGCCCACGGGCCCAAGGACATCCCCGAAGCGGTCTCCCAGGCTTCGGCCGCGGCGGCCAAGGTCGGGGATCTCTTCGCCCAGAAGGAACTTCTCCATGAGCCGACCATCGTGCCGGTCGACGACGACCTGTGCTCCGGCTGCGGCATCTGCGTTACGATGTGCCCCTATCAGGCCCGCACCCTGGACCGCGAACGCGGCGTCGTTGTGGTCAACGAGATTCTCTGCGAGGGTTGCGGCGCCTGCGCCGCGGCCTGCCCGGCCGGCGCCGCCCAGCAGAGAAACCAGACGGACGACCAGATCTTCGCGATGGTCACCGCCATGATGAAAGGATGA
- a CDS encoding hydrogenase iron-sulfur subunit, whose amino-acid sequence MTMFEPQIMSFLCKWCTSAAADLAGTSRIEHAPNAVSMRVMCSSRVDPQHILYAFREGADGVFLGGCHPGDCHYVEGNYKTLRRIALLKRMMKDLGIDPRRLRLEWISAAEGRKYAQVMDEFTEQIRALGPLRLNENALLREVEHDE is encoded by the coding sequence ATGACCATGTTCGAGCCTCAAATCATGTCGTTTCTCTGCAAATGGTGCACGAGCGCGGCGGCCGACCTGGCCGGGACATCCCGGATCGAGCACGCGCCCAACGCCGTCTCGATGCGGGTCATGTGCTCGAGCCGGGTGGACCCGCAGCACATTCTCTACGCGTTCCGGGAAGGCGCCGACGGCGTCTTTCTCGGCGGGTGTCATCCGGGCGACTGCCATTATGTCGAGGGCAACTACAAGACCCTCCGGCGGATCGCCCTTCTCAAGCGGATGATGAAGGACCTGGGTATCGATCCCCGCCGGCTCCGGCTGGAATGGATTTCCGCCGCGGAAGGCCGGAAATACGCCCAGGTCATGGACGAATTCACCGAGCAGATCCGGGCCTTGGGCCCGTTGCGTTTGAACGAAAACGCCTTATTGAGAGAGGTCGAGCACGATGAGTAA